The Rhododendron vialii isolate Sample 1 chromosome 5a, ASM3025357v1 genome contains a region encoding:
- the LOC131326633 gene encoding protein EXORDIUM-like 2 has product MTMAFTSLLATLLLLFLSLTKPSFSALVKQQPLVLKYHNGDLLKGTVTVNLIWYGRFTPIQRSTIVDFIQSLNSPTAPQPSAASWWRTTARYKGGAASLLVGEQTLNENYSLGKSLKNIHLEALASKHGQANAVSVVLTAEDVAVDGFCMRCGSHGSTRGKTRFAYAWVGNSETQCPGQCAWPFHQPIYGPQTPPLVAPNGDVGIDGMVINLATVLAGAVTNPFNNGYFQGPATAPLEAVSACTGMFGSGSYPGYPGEVLVDESTGASYNAHGVNGRKYLLPAMWDPLKSACSTLV; this is encoded by the coding sequence ATGACCATGGCCTTCACTTCCCTCCTCGccactctcctcctcctcttcctctctctaacCAAACCCTCCTTCTCAGCTCTGGTCAAACAACAGCCCCTCGTCCTAAAATACCACAACGGCGACCTCTTGAAAGGAACCGTGACCGTCAACCTCATCTGGTACGGTCGCTTCACCCCCATCCAACGCTCCACAATCGTCGACTTCATCCAATCCTTGAACTCCCCGACAGCCCCGCAGCCCTCCGCCGCCTCCTGGTGGCGCACCACCGCAAGGTACAAGGGCGGCGCCGCCTCCCTCCTCGTCGGAGAACAAACCCTCAACGAAAACTACTCTCTCGGGAAATCACTAAAAAACATCCACCTCGAAGCCCTGGCTTCGAAACACGGCCAGGCCAACGCCGTCAGCGTCGTTCTAACGGCGGAAGACGTCGCCGTCGACGGGTTCTGCATGAGGTGCGGGAGCCACGGGTCGACCCGGGGGAAAACCCGGTTCGCGTACGCGTGGGTGGGCAACTCGGAGACCCAGTGCCCGGGTCAGTGCGCGTGGCCGTTCCACCAGCCCATATACGGCCCGCAGACCCCGCCGTTAGTCGCGCCCAACGGCGACGTCGGCATCGACGGGATGGTTATCAATCTGGCCACGGTTTTGGCGGGCGCCGTTACGAACCCGTTCAACAATGGGTACTTTCAGGGGCCCGCGACGGCGCCGCTGGAGGCTGTGTCGGCGTGCACGGGGATGTTCGGGTCCGGATCGTACCCGGGGTACCCGGGTGAGGTTTTGGTGGATGAGAGTACGGGGGCGAGCTATAATGCGCATGGGGTGAACGGGAGGAAGTACTTGCTGCCGGCTATGTGGGACCCGTTGAAGTCGGCTTGTTCGACGCTAGTCTGA